From Rhodoferax sp. AJA081-3, the proteins below share one genomic window:
- a CDS encoding ABC transporter permease, whose translation MSAVADVSRSPGQRAWARFKRNRMGYLSLWLFSVLLVLATFGELVSNDKPFVAKVNGTTYFPILNNPSDQALDGDFATPADWKDPFITGLLAQPGNWKVGAINPHSAMSIDYFSKNPNPAAPNADNWLGTDKFGRDMLARLLYGFRVSIWFAIALTVAGTLIGVVMGAIQGYFGGRMDLTVQRLIEIWGAVPELYLLIIVASIFEPSLLLLLILLSLFGWIGLSDYVRAEFLRNRNLEFVKAARALGLSNLQIIRRHVLPNSLTPVITFLPFRMSGAIFALTSLDFLGLGVPSSVPSLGELLNQGKDWLDAWWIIVPTFLVLTVSMTLLTFIGDALRDAFDTRKS comes from the coding sequence ATGAGCGCAGTTGCAGACGTCTCCCGCTCCCCAGGCCAGCGTGCCTGGGCCCGTTTCAAGCGCAACCGCATGGGTTATCTGTCCCTGTGGTTGTTTTCGGTGTTGCTGGTGCTGGCCACCTTTGGTGAGCTGGTCAGCAATGACAAACCCTTTGTGGCCAAGGTCAATGGCACCACCTATTTCCCGATCCTGAACAATCCCAGTGACCAGGCATTGGATGGTGATTTCGCCACGCCAGCGGACTGGAAAGACCCGTTCATCACCGGCCTGCTGGCGCAACCGGGTAACTGGAAAGTGGGTGCCATCAACCCGCATTCGGCCATGTCGATCGACTACTTCAGCAAGAACCCCAACCCGGCGGCCCCCAATGCGGACAACTGGCTGGGCACTGACAAGTTCGGGCGCGACATGTTGGCGCGCCTGCTGTATGGGTTTCGGGTCAGCATCTGGTTTGCAATCGCACTCACTGTGGCCGGCACGTTGATTGGTGTGGTCATGGGTGCCATCCAGGGCTACTTTGGTGGTCGTATGGATTTGACCGTGCAGCGCTTGATCGAGATTTGGGGTGCGGTGCCCGAGCTGTACTTGCTGATCATCGTGGCGTCCATTTTTGAGCCGTCTTTGTTGCTGCTCCTGATACTGTTGTCGCTCTTTGGCTGGATCGGTTTGTCGGACTATGTGCGTGCTGAGTTTTTGCGCAACCGCAATCTGGAGTTTGTAAAGGCGGCACGTGCCTTGGGTCTGTCCAACCTGCAAATCATCCGCCGCCATGTGTTGCCCAACTCGTTGACGCCAGTCATCACCTTCCTGCCGTTTCGCATGAGTGGTGCCATCTTTGCACTGACGTCGTTGGACTTTCTGGGCCTGGGAGTGCCGTCCAGCGTGCCGTCCCTCGGTGAATTGTTAAACCAGGGCAAGGACTGGCTGGATGCCTGGTGGATCATCGTCCCCACCTTTTTGGTTCTCACCGTCTCGATGACGCTGCTCACCTTTATCGGCGACGCCCTACGCGACGCCTTCGACACACGTAAATCATGA
- a CDS encoding efflux RND transporter permease subunit — protein MWITKTSINQPVFATMVMLALMVLGVISYSRLGVEQMPDIQVPGIWMQVRYPGASPEQVEADLVKPLEEAVNTVNGVRNIFSNSLEGRAEIWTEFALSTDMTKAVQDMRDKVAQIRPMFPRDAKDPLIVRGQFDNAEPTATFGVLSNTRSMRELSTFADQQIVKRLQGVSGVGQVTMGGAVQRQVSISLKPQQMLAYQIGVDEIVTAVRQINQDMPAGSLRATEQEQLVRVEGKLKSVDAFRHIIVARRNGTAVTLDQLATIKDGERELQSIGRINGQPALTLSVFKTQDANLVVVGDDVAKAVENLRKQLPPDVEIRPISENASYVKKSLASVKSTIVEGGLLTILIVFLFLHSWRSTIITGITLPISVVSTFIAMYAFGFTINAVTLMALSLCIGLLIDDAIVVRENIVRHVGMGKDHVTAARDGTQEIGLAVLATTLAICAVFIPVAFMTGIIGKIFFQFGITVTVAVLVSLFVSFTLDPMLSSVWKDPVESRFSWAPWLGRLMERVEHRVDWLHVVYGRLLERTLVRRKTTLAVAAAIFAASLGLVPLVGGEFMPKTDQGVFALKIKTPVGTSLLYTDNKVRQVEQAIKEFPEIELVSTTVGNNNRNEAELLIKLVDKRTTVRRSQKEVETAVRERLKSIPGIEPSLGFDKPIWINLIGPASAELPKLLDDVMGQIRAVPGIVDLEHSLQAANPAVIIKVNQAAASDLGLSLERVGSALRPFVNGDQVSNWLAPDGQNYEVNVQLPPSGRQKLSDLGDLYISTSRVDANGTPIMVPLRQVVEFIPSTSPQVIKRQNLERRVGIYANVEGRPTGDAAKEVKKVVQAINLPQGYRFDIKGEAEQNDEAGAAAMVAMVLAVIFIYFILASQFASFLQPIAIMASLPFTLVGVMAALILTGSTLNLFSIIGFIMLMGLVVKNAILLVDFANQSQREGLNQHDAVLRAGQVRLRPIIMTTLAMIFGMLPMAIGWGEGSEAQAPMGRAVIGGLITSTLLTLVVVPVLYTYLDNLPRWFKRRFGAQKTGVEPAAAPLA, from the coding sequence ATGTGGATCACCAAAACCAGTATCAACCAGCCCGTCTTCGCCACCATGGTCATGCTGGCCCTGATGGTGCTGGGCGTTATCTCCTACAGCCGCCTGGGCGTGGAGCAGATGCCCGACATCCAGGTGCCCGGCATCTGGATGCAGGTGCGTTACCCCGGCGCATCGCCCGAACAGGTAGAGGCCGACCTGGTCAAGCCGCTGGAAGAGGCGGTCAACACCGTGAACGGCGTGCGCAATATCTTCAGCAACTCGCTGGAAGGCCGCGCCGAAATCTGGACCGAATTCGCGCTGTCCACCGACATGACCAAGGCCGTGCAGGACATGCGCGACAAGGTGGCGCAGATTCGACCCATGTTTCCGCGGGATGCCAAAGACCCGCTGATCGTGCGTGGCCAGTTTGACAATGCCGAGCCCACGGCCACCTTTGGCGTGTTGTCCAATACGCGCAGCATGCGCGAGTTGTCCACCTTTGCCGACCAGCAAATTGTCAAGCGCTTGCAGGGTGTGTCTGGTGTGGGCCAGGTGACGATGGGCGGCGCGGTGCAGCGCCAGGTGTCCATCTCGCTCAAGCCCCAGCAGATGCTGGCCTACCAGATTGGTGTGGACGAAATTGTTACTGCCGTCCGCCAGATCAACCAGGACATGCCGGCCGGTTCGCTGCGTGCCACCGAGCAGGAGCAGCTGGTGCGGGTAGAGGGCAAGCTCAAGAGTGTGGACGCCTTTCGCCACATCATCGTGGCGCGGCGCAACGGCACAGCGGTCACGCTGGACCAGCTGGCCACCATCAAGGACGGTGAACGAGAGCTGCAGTCCATTGGCCGCATCAACGGCCAGCCCGCGCTGACCCTGAGCGTGTTCAAAACGCAGGATGCGAATCTGGTGGTGGTGGGTGACGACGTGGCCAAGGCGGTGGAGAACCTGCGCAAGCAGCTGCCGCCCGATGTGGAGATACGCCCCATCTCCGAGAACGCAAGTTACGTCAAGAAGTCACTGGCTAGCGTCAAAAGCACCATTGTGGAAGGCGGCCTGCTGACCATCCTGATCGTGTTTTTGTTCCTGCACTCGTGGCGCAGCACCATCATCACCGGCATCACACTGCCGATCTCGGTGGTGTCCACCTTTATCGCCATGTATGCCTTTGGCTTCACCATCAACGCGGTGACGCTGATGGCCTTGTCGCTGTGTATCGGCCTGCTGATTGACGACGCGATTGTGGTGCGCGAAAACATCGTGCGCCACGTGGGCATGGGCAAGGACCATGTGACTGCGGCCCGCGACGGTACCCAAGAGATTGGCCTGGCCGTGCTGGCTACCACGCTGGCCATCTGCGCGGTGTTTATCCCCGTGGCCTTCATGACCGGCATCATCGGCAAGATCTTTTTTCAGTTTGGCATTACCGTCACCGTGGCGGTGCTGGTGTCGCTGTTTGTCAGCTTCACGCTGGACCCGATGCTGTCATCGGTGTGGAAAGACCCGGTGGAGTCGCGCTTCAGCTGGGCACCCTGGTTGGGCCGTTTGATGGAGCGGGTGGAGCACCGGGTGGATTGGCTACACGTCGTCTACGGGCGCCTGCTGGAGCGCACGCTGGTGCGCCGCAAGACCACGCTGGCCGTGGCGGCCGCCATTTTTGCGGCCAGCCTGGGACTGGTGCCGCTGGTGGGTGGTGAATTCATGCCCAAGACCGACCAGGGTGTGTTCGCCCTTAAGATCAAGACGCCGGTGGGCACCAGCCTGCTCTATACCGACAACAAGGTGCGCCAGGTGGAGCAGGCCATCAAGGAGTTCCCTGAGATCGAGCTGGTCAGCACCACGGTGGGTAACAACAACCGCAACGAGGCCGAGTTGCTGATCAAGCTGGTAGACAAACGCACTACCGTGCGGCGCAGCCAGAAAGAGGTAGAGACCGCGGTACGGGAGCGTCTGAAAAGCATTCCCGGCATAGAACCTTCGCTGGGCTTTGACAAGCCCATCTGGATCAACCTGATCGGCCCTGCCTCTGCGGAGCTGCCCAAGCTGCTGGACGATGTCATGGGCCAGATACGTGCGGTGCCGGGCATTGTGGACCTGGAGCACAGCCTGCAGGCCGCCAACCCTGCGGTCATCATCAAGGTCAACCAGGCGGCGGCCAGTGACCTGGGTCTGTCGCTGGAGCGTGTGGGCAGTGCGCTGCGCCCCTTTGTCAATGGCGACCAGGTCAGCAACTGGCTGGCGCCCGATGGCCAGAACTACGAGGTGAATGTGCAACTGCCCCCATCGGGCCGGCAAAAGCTTTCAGATCTGGGCGACTTGTACATCTCCACCAGCCGGGTGGATGCCAACGGCACACCCATCATGGTGCCGCTGCGCCAGGTGGTGGAATTCATCCCATCAACCAGCCCGCAGGTCATCAAACGCCAGAACCTGGAGCGCCGCGTGGGCATCTACGCGAATGTGGAAGGTCGCCCCACAGGCGACGCGGCTAAGGAGGTGAAGAAGGTGGTGCAGGCCATCAACCTGCCCCAAGGCTACCGGTTTGACATCAAGGGCGAGGCCGAGCAGAACGACGAGGCCGGCGCCGCCGCCATGGTGGCCATGGTGCTGGCGGTGATCTTCATCTACTTCATCCTGGCGTCACAATTTGCCAGCTTCTTGCAGCCCATCGCCATCATGGCCTCGCTGCCGTTCACACTGGTGGGTGTGATGGCGGCGTTGATATTGACGGGCTCCACGTTGAACCTGTTCTCCATCATCGGCTTCATCATGCTGATGGGCCTGGTGGTGAAGAACGCGATTTTGCTTGTGGACTTTGCCAACCAGTCGCAGCGTGAGGGCCTCAACCAGCATGACGCCGTGTTGCGTGCCGGCCAGGTGCGGCTGCGGCCCATCATCATGACCACGCTGGCCATGATTTTTGGCATGTTGCCCATGGCCATTGGCTGGGGGGAGGGCAGTGAGGCTCAGGCGCCAATGGGCCGCGCGGTCATTGGCGGGCTGATCACCAGCACCCTGCTGACGCTGGTCGTGGTGCCGGTGTTGTATACCTACCTGGACAACCTGCCACGCTGGTTCAAACGCCGGTTTGGGGCGCAAAAAACGGGCGTGGAGCCTGCGGCAGCGCCCCTGGCATAG
- a CDS encoding microcin C ABC transporter permease YejB, with amino-acid sequence MFAYLFKRLLLMVPTLLGVLTVTFIVIQFVPGGPVEQVMAEARASQKGGDGGGSYKAGRDISKKQMEELKKLYGFDKPAHVRYFEMLSNFARFDLGRSFMQNKDVWTLIKDKLPVSISLGLWAFLISYLISIPMGITKAVREGSAFDNVTTLLVLVGFAIPGFVLGVLLIVLFAGGSFWDVLPLRGLTSDNWADLTWGGKIKDYFWHLAMPLTCLTIGSFATITLLTKNTFVEEIRKQYVLVARAKGLSQDRVLYKHIFRNALIPLVTGLPAAFIGAFFAGSVLIETLFSLDGLGLLGYEAVIRRDYPVVLGSLYVFTLLGLVVKLVADMLYVVVDPRVQFEAVSR; translated from the coding sequence ATGTTTGCCTATCTTTTTAAACGACTCCTGCTGATGGTGCCCACGCTGCTGGGTGTGCTGACAGTGACTTTTATCGTGATCCAGTTTGTACCCGGCGGGCCGGTAGAGCAAGTGATGGCCGAAGCCCGTGCTTCGCAGAAGGGCGGTGACGGTGGTGGATCCTACAAGGCTGGCCGCGATATCAGCAAGAAGCAGATGGAGGAACTGAAGAAGCTGTACGGCTTTGACAAGCCCGCACATGTGCGCTATTTCGAAATGCTCAGTAACTTTGCACGCTTCGACCTGGGTCGCAGCTTCATGCAGAACAAGGATGTCTGGACCCTGATCAAGGACAAACTGCCGGTCTCCATTAGCCTGGGTTTGTGGGCCTTTTTGATCTCGTATCTGATATCCATTCCCATGGGCATCACCAAGGCGGTGCGCGAAGGCAGTGCATTTGACAATGTGACCACCTTGCTCGTGTTGGTAGGCTTTGCCATTCCAGGTTTTGTGCTGGGTGTGTTGCTGATCGTGTTGTTTGCCGGTGGTTCGTTCTGGGATGTATTGCCGCTGCGTGGCCTCACCTCCGACAACTGGGCCGACCTCACCTGGGGTGGCAAGATAAAAGACTACTTCTGGCATCTGGCCATGCCACTGACCTGTCTGACCATTGGTAGTTTTGCGACCATCACCTTGCTGACCAAAAACACCTTTGTGGAAGAGATCCGCAAACAATATGTATTGGTGGCCCGCGCCAAGGGCTTGAGCCAAGACCGCGTGCTCTACAAACATATCTTCCGCAACGCATTGATCCCGCTGGTGACCGGTTTGCCTGCGGCGTTCATTGGCGCTTTTTTTGCCGGCTCGGTGTTGATCGAAACCCTGTTTTCGTTGGATGGCCTGGGCTTGCTCGGTTATGAGGCGGTGATTCGCCGTGACTACCCCGTAGTGCTGGGCTCCCTGTATGTCTTTACCTTGCTAGGTCTGGTGGTGAAATTGGTGGCGGATATGTTGTACGTGGTTGTTGACCCACGGGTGCAGTTTGAGGCGGTGTCACGATGA
- a CDS encoding extracellular solute-binding protein: MSLALGATPAFAASAAPVSSKPPLIKAPVAPIQTGVWTHAISAYVPPKYPADFKHFEYVKPDAPKGGTLNLKQPDRRTSFDKFNPFTTRGNAPAAMKIFVFESLAIRSMDEPLAMYGLLAESFFVAPDLSSISFRINPKARFSNGDAVTPKDVVYSLERLKSKEAGPDTQAEVADLERAVVVDERTVRIDLSAKSVNAVFAAGSMWVFSHKWGAGKKFDEVVTDEPIATGAYVIDTYEMPSRIVFKRTTDYWGKDLPSRSGHFNFDRVRYRMYSDHAVAWEAFKAGEFDIFKDYRASSWVRKHKGPKWDNGTLIKKAFKTETGQGLQSLNLNTRRPLFQDIRVREALMLAWDFDRYNQYGTFTHSYSVFNNSQFAATGTPSAEELALLEPFRAELPPRVFGPAFVPPDNLTSPNALREHLRKARDLLAQAGWKVATDGKLRNAKGEAFEFEYMSSNLPGTLIDYQRNLEKLGISMKERIVDFALFRRRLEQYDFDLIIIVEPDFTLPNAAELASLYGSKSADEPGNNNARGVKSRAVDALTERIGAATNLDELRTATRAFDRVVMWNFWQVPQIFVAEEQISYRNRFGMPKTQAKVFSADNFLEASTPPWPLWTWWNQEPGDAAPRK; encoded by the coding sequence ATGAGTCTGGCCCTGGGCGCTACCCCTGCCTTTGCCGCATCCGCAGCCCCGGTTTCATCCAAACCGCCTCTGATAAAAGCGCCAGTAGCACCTATTCAAACGGGTGTCTGGACACACGCCATATCGGCCTATGTGCCGCCCAAGTACCCGGCCGACTTCAAACACTTTGAGTACGTCAAACCGGACGCACCCAAGGGCGGCACGCTGAACCTGAAACAGCCGGACCGGCGCACCAGCTTCGACAAGTTCAATCCGTTCACTACTCGGGGTAACGCACCGGCCGCGATGAAGATATTCGTATTCGAGTCGCTGGCCATCCGGTCCATGGACGAACCTTTGGCGATGTATGGCCTGCTGGCCGAATCGTTTTTTGTCGCGCCCGACCTGTCATCCATATCGTTTCGCATAAACCCCAAAGCGAGGTTTAGTAACGGCGATGCGGTCACTCCCAAGGACGTTGTCTACTCGTTGGAGCGGCTCAAGAGCAAGGAAGCAGGGCCCGACACCCAGGCCGAAGTAGCGGACCTGGAACGCGCTGTAGTGGTGGATGAACGCACGGTGCGTATTGACCTGTCGGCCAAGTCTGTGAACGCGGTTTTTGCCGCGGGAAGCATGTGGGTTTTTTCGCACAAATGGGGTGCCGGCAAGAAGTTTGACGAGGTGGTGACCGATGAGCCGATCGCTACCGGCGCCTATGTCATCGATACCTATGAAATGCCCAGCCGTATCGTTTTTAAACGTACCACAGACTATTGGGGCAAAGACCTTCCCTCGCGCAGCGGCCACTTCAACTTTGACCGGGTGCGTTACCGCATGTACAGCGACCATGCGGTAGCTTGGGAGGCCTTCAAAGCGGGTGAGTTTGATATCTTCAAGGACTATCGTGCTAGTTCCTGGGTGCGCAAACATAAAGGCCCCAAGTGGGACAACGGCACCCTGATCAAAAAAGCATTTAAGACTGAGACTGGTCAGGGCTTGCAGTCCTTGAACCTGAACACGCGCCGCCCCCTGTTTCAAGACATTCGGGTGCGCGAGGCGCTTATGCTGGCATGGGACTTTGACCGATACAACCAGTACGGCACGTTTACCCACAGCTACAGCGTTTTCAACAACTCCCAATTTGCCGCCACCGGCACGCCGTCTGCTGAGGAGCTGGCGCTGCTGGAGCCTTTCCGTGCCGAGTTACCACCCCGAGTCTTTGGTCCTGCATTTGTGCCGCCGGATAACCTAACTAGTCCCAATGCTTTGCGGGAGCACCTGCGCAAGGCACGGGACCTGTTGGCGCAAGCGGGATGGAAAGTTGCCACCGACGGCAAATTACGCAATGCCAAAGGTGAGGCGTTTGAATTCGAGTACATGTCGTCTAACCTGCCCGGCACTTTGATTGACTACCAGCGCAACCTGGAAAAACTGGGCATCAGCATGAAAGAGCGCATCGTCGACTTTGCCTTGTTCCGCCGACGGTTGGAGCAATATGACTTTGATCTCATCATCATTGTGGAGCCCGACTTCACTCTTCCCAACGCTGCGGAATTGGCTTCGCTCTATGGCAGCAAGTCGGCAGATGAACCTGGAAACAACAACGCCCGTGGTGTGAAGAGCCGTGCCGTGGATGCATTGACCGAGCGTATAGGCGCGGCGACCAATCTGGACGAACTACGCACTGCCACGCGGGCCTTTGACCGGGTCGTGATGTGGAATTTTTGGCAAGTGCCACAGATATTCGTGGCCGAAGAGCAAATCTCGTACCGCAACCGCTTTGGCATGCCCAAGACGCAGGCCAAGGTTTTTTCTGCAGACAATTTCCTCGAAGCCAGTACACCTCCATGGCCCCTGTGGACCTGGTGGAACCAAGAACCCGGCGACGCCGCACCGCGGAAGTAA
- the pbpC gene encoding penicillin-binding protein 1C: MPTPHTHRPYLANRPIGVRLVFAILLVAIHVHSTGSTATFNQTRSSYQPSDTLVLDRNGEVLHRLRIDATVRRGQWVALADISPALRTALVLSEDKRFYEHSGVDWQAATSAAWANLWNTKTRGASTITMQLAGLLDEDLKRNAGGRSVVQKIGQTVSASVLERSWRKDQILEAYLNLVPFRGELVGIDAMSQTLFDKAPHGLDAREAAVAAALVRAPNAKQAQVVQRACAVLQSLAPAGTKRGTGMADCEALDLFTTAVLQRRDYAASEGFAPHVARQLVQGATRPAPAPIPRTFKTSLHAPLQRFAVQTLQQHLRELAGRHVEDGALVVLDNATGEVLAWVGSSGALSNAAEVDGVTALRQPGSTLKPFLFGQAIAERRITAASLLEDSGTQIQTSAGLYIPQNYDHQFKGWVSARTALGASLNVPSVRTLIMVSPDAFQKQLVKLGIPFKESGDYYGYSLALGSAEVSLLNLTNAYRALANGGRVSATSLVAPVPKRPAVQALDPRAAFIVGDILSDPYARARTFGTDSVLATRFWSAVKTGTSKDMRDNWAMGYSQRYTVGVWVGNASGAPMWDVSGTTGAAPIWAAVMNHLHAKQPSRPPKAPPGVVQAAVQFADPSAKAGGATPLEAARAEWFVQGTQQTTFAINSVANASYYSGARGQKGSSPSAKEATQQAARITAPTTGTIIALDPDIPPKHQRVSFAAQGNNLRWLMDGKPFAKGTSAQWLPWPGRHVVQIVDAKGQVLDEVRLEVRGAGVAAKR; encoded by the coding sequence ATGCCAACCCCGCACACCCACCGCCCTTACCTTGCCAATCGCCCCATCGGTGTTCGGCTGGTATTTGCTATATTGTTAGTAGCTATACACGTCCATTCAACGGGGTCTACAGCCACATTTAACCAAACACGTTCCAGCTACCAGCCATCGGACACTCTGGTGCTGGACCGCAATGGCGAAGTGCTGCACCGCCTGCGCATCGATGCCACGGTGCGCCGCGGCCAATGGGTGGCGCTGGCCGACATATCACCCGCGCTGCGCACGGCGCTGGTGTTGTCGGAAGACAAACGTTTTTACGAACACAGCGGTGTCGACTGGCAGGCCGCCACCAGCGCCGCCTGGGCCAACCTGTGGAACACCAAAACACGCGGTGCATCCACCATCACCATGCAGCTGGCCGGCTTGCTGGACGAGGATTTGAAGCGCAATGCCGGTGGGCGCAGCGTGGTGCAGAAGATTGGCCAGACGGTGTCGGCCAGCGTGCTGGAGCGCAGCTGGCGCAAGGACCAGATCCTGGAGGCTTACCTGAACCTGGTGCCGTTCCGCGGCGAGCTGGTAGGCATAGATGCCATGAGCCAGACCCTGTTTGACAAGGCGCCCCATGGGCTGGACGCACGCGAGGCCGCGGTGGCCGCCGCGCTGGTGCGCGCCCCCAACGCCAAGCAGGCCCAGGTGGTGCAAAGGGCCTGCGCGGTGTTGCAGAGTCTGGCACCTGCCGGCACCAAACGCGGCACGGGTATGGCCGACTGCGAGGCGCTGGACCTGTTCACCACCGCCGTGCTGCAGCGGCGCGACTACGCGGCCAGCGAAGGTTTCGCACCCCATGTGGCGCGGCAACTGGTGCAGGGAGCCACCCGCCCGGCCCCTGCGCCTATCCCCCGCACGTTCAAGACCAGCCTGCACGCCCCGCTGCAACGTTTTGCCGTACAAACCCTGCAGCAGCACCTGCGTGAGTTGGCGGGCCGCCATGTCGAAGACGGCGCACTGGTGGTGCTGGACAACGCCACGGGCGAGGTGCTGGCCTGGGTAGGCTCGTCCGGCGCGCTCAGCAATGCCGCCGAGGTGGATGGTGTCACCGCACTGCGACAGCCCGGCTCCACCCTCAAGCCATTTCTGTTTGGCCAGGCCATTGCCGAGCGGCGCATCACCGCCGCGTCGCTGCTGGAAGACTCGGGCACCCAAATACAAACCTCGGCCGGCCTCTACATCCCGCAAAACTACGATCACCAGTTCAAGGGCTGGGTGTCGGCCCGCACGGCGCTGGGCGCGTCGCTGAATGTGCCCTCTGTGCGCACCCTGATCATGGTGTCGCCCGACGCGTTTCAAAAGCAGTTGGTCAAACTCGGCATTCCTTTCAAGGAAAGCGGTGATTACTACGGCTATAGCCTGGCGCTGGGCAGTGCCGAGGTATCGCTGCTGAACCTGACGAATGCCTACCGCGCCCTGGCAAACGGTGGGCGGGTCAGCGCCACGTCACTGGTCGCCCCTGTGCCCAAGAGGCCCGCCGTGCAGGCGCTGGACCCACGCGCCGCCTTTATCGTCGGCGACATCCTGAGCGACCCCTACGCCCGCGCCCGCACCTTCGGCACCGACAGTGTGCTGGCCACCCGCTTCTGGAGCGCCGTCAAAACCGGCACCAGCAAGGACATGCGCGACAACTGGGCCATGGGTTATTCGCAACGCTACACGGTGGGCGTGTGGGTGGGCAATGCCAGTGGCGCGCCCATGTGGGACGTCAGTGGCACCACGGGTGCAGCACCCATCTGGGCAGCGGTGATGAACCACCTGCACGCCAAGCAGCCCAGCCGCCCACCCAAGGCGCCGCCGGGTGTAGTGCAGGCCGCCGTGCAGTTTGCCGACCCCAGCGCCAAGGCGGGCGGCGCTACGCCGCTGGAGGCGGCACGGGCCGAGTGGTTTGTACAGGGCACGCAGCAAACCACATTTGCTATCAACTCAGTAGCTAATGCGTCATATTATTCGGGGGCTAGAGGCCAAAAAGGCTCAAGCCCCTCTGCCAAAGAGGCCACCCAGCAAGCCGCCCGTATCACCGCCCCCACCACCGGCACCATCATTGCGCTGGACCCCGACATCCCCCCCAAACACCAGCGCGTCAGTTTTGCCGCCCAGGGCAACAACCTGCGCTGGCTGATGGACGGCAAGCCGTTTGCCAAAGGCACATCGGCACAGTGGCTGCCCTGGCCGGGCCGGCACGTGGTGCAGATCGTGGATGCCAAAGGCCAGGTGCTGGATGAGGTGCGGCTGGAGGTGCGGGGGGCGGGGGTGGCGGCCAAGCGTTAA
- a CDS encoding efflux RND transporter periplasmic adaptor subunit, with protein MQHPTLSATNRNPARRKLVWLAVTALVVVGGTAAFFVSKNSAARSADAAKKNAPAVTLEFTPADIAKVALQPLVRTSSVSGTLTPVTQAVVKATVAGEVRKVLVREGMNVKQGDVLAELDTTDLRTRLDAAQADQAERRAKLAIAERNRDTNQALLKQNFISQSAFDQLLSTYQGSEAAVRWSDAQVQLAKKAMDDAVVRAPISGTVSKRMVNGGERVLPDAALVAIVDLSRLELEASVPASDIASIALGQAVRFTVDGFGDRTFDGKVERINPVADAGSRAIKLFVAVPNTSGLLKGGMFAQGQITLSQSKPVPVVPATALFEEAGQNYVFTVEAGKIAKKAVGLGARDEVNGLVEVNSGLAQGADVVRVRMGSLKVGAPAVVRANAAPAAVPASAAKPA; from the coding sequence ATGCAACACCCCACACTTTCCGCTACCAACCGAAACCCCGCACGGCGCAAGCTGGTCTGGCTGGCCGTGACCGCCTTGGTTGTTGTGGGTGGCACAGCAGCTTTTTTTGTCTCCAAGAATTCCGCAGCCCGTTCGGCCGATGCGGCCAAAAAAAATGCACCCGCCGTCACGCTGGAGTTCACCCCGGCTGACATTGCCAAGGTCGCCTTGCAGCCTCTGGTGCGCACCAGCAGTGTGTCGGGCACGCTGACACCCGTTACCCAGGCCGTGGTAAAAGCCACCGTGGCCGGTGAAGTGCGCAAAGTGCTGGTGCGCGAAGGCATGAATGTTAAACAGGGCGATGTGCTGGCCGAGCTGGACACCACCGACCTGCGCACCCGGCTGGATGCGGCCCAGGCCGATCAGGCCGAGCGGCGCGCCAAGCTGGCCATTGCCGAGCGCAACCGCGACACCAACCAGGCCCTGCTGAAGCAGAACTTCATCTCGCAAAGCGCCTTTGACCAACTGCTCAGCACCTACCAGGGTAGCGAGGCCGCCGTGCGCTGGAGCGATGCCCAGGTGCAGCTGGCCAAGAAGGCGATGGACGACGCCGTGGTGCGCGCCCCCATCAGCGGCACGGTGTCCAAACGCATGGTCAATGGGGGCGAGCGGGTGTTGCCCGACGCCGCCTTGGTGGCGATTGTGGATTTGTCACGCCTGGAGCTGGAGGCCTCTGTGCCCGCATCCGACATCGCCAGCATTGCGCTGGGCCAGGCCGTGCGTTTTACCGTGGACGGTTTTGGCGACCGCACGTTTGACGGCAAGGTGGAGCGCATCAACCCCGTGGCGGATGCCGGCTCGCGCGCCATCAAGCTCTTTGTGGCCGTGCCCAATACCAGCGGTTTGCTCAAGGGCGGCATGTTTGCCCAGGGGCAGATCACGCTGTCGCAATCCAAACCCGTGCCCGTGGTCCCCGCTACCGCGCTGTTTGAAGAGGCCGGACAAAATTATGTGTTCACTGTGGAGGCCGGCAAGATCGCCAAGAAGGCCGTGGGCCTGGGTGCGCGAGACGAGGTAAATGGCCTGGTCGAAGTGAACAGCGGCCTGGCCCAGGGGGCGGATGTGGTCCGCGTGCGTATGGGCAGTCTGAAGGTGGGCGCCCCGGCCGTGGTGCGTGCCAATGCCGCACCGGCCGCAGTGCCCGCCAGCGCAGCCAAGCCCGCCTGA